In Lytechinus variegatus isolate NC3 chromosome 12, Lvar_3.0, whole genome shotgun sequence, a single window of DNA contains:
- the LOC121425312 gene encoding uncharacterized protein LOC121425312, with the protein MARIFAISDLHVDHPENLRWLEELPFHLYENDIILVAGDVTDKLPLLKSTLITLTKKFKTVYFVPGNHELWVKDRNIMNNCINSVEKFDRILDLCETIGVRTDPGKEVVADGESVWIVPLFSWYATPEDDKQDSLHIHASHLREDVKLCNQLWMDNHNCAWPKDLGMPRAKFFCKLNHARTQTIYDAPVITFSHFLPRKELVKSSIEDDRCIVHERRHLGKPLLLPKRQGSMKGFNFTRYAGCQGLDAQVRTVGSILHVYGHQHRNRDRVIDGVRYVSHCLGYKKEREEGFTYGIREWNGPKQVYPQVPKS; encoded by the exons ATGGCACGCATCTTCGCTATTTCCGACCTCCACGTCGATCACCCAGAAAACCTCCGGTGGCTGGAGGAACTTCCTTTCCATCTCTACGAGAACGACATCATCTTGGTGGCAGGGGACGTCACAGACAAGCTTCCTCTTCTCAAGTCAACTCTCATCACCCTCACCAAGAAGTTCAAGACGGTCTACTTCGTACCAG GCAACCACGAGCTTTGGGTCAAAGACAGGAATATCATGAACAATTGCATAAACTCGGTGGAGAAGTTTGATCGGATCCTCGACCTATGCGAGACCATCGGGGTCCGGACTGACCCGGGGAAAGAGGTCGTCGCGGACGGGGAATCGGTGTGGATAGTCCCGTTATTTTCATG GTATGCAACACCAGAAGACGACAAACAAGACTCCCTTCACATCCACGCCAGCCATCTCCGCGAAGACGTCAAGCTCTGCAACCAACTGTGGATGGACAACCACAACTGCGCCTGGCCCAAGGACCTCGGCATGCCTCGGGCAAAGTTCTTCTGCAAGCTCAATCACGCGCGAACGCAAACCATCTACGACGCACCGGTCATCACGTTCAGCCACTTCTTGCCGCGTAAGGAACTGGTGAAGTCCTCCATCGAAGACGATCGTTGCATCGTCCACGAACGACGCCATCTTGGGAAGCCGCTGTTGCTGCCCAAGAGACAGGGGTCGATGAAAGGTTTCAACTTCACCCGTTATGCGGGCTGCCAAGGACTTGACGCCCAGGTAAGGACAGTGGGCTCGATTCTCCACGTCTACGGACATCAACATCGTAATCGGGACCGTGTCATTGACGGCGTGCGGTACGTGTCGCACTGTCTGGGCTACAAAAAGGAGCGCGAAGAGGGATTCACTTATGGCATAAGAGAATGGAACGGCCCCAAGCAGGTCTACCCACAAGTCCCCAAATCCTAG